In Nakaseomyces glabratus chromosome I, complete sequence, the sequence AAGTTGACCAACAAGCTCTTCAAATCTTGACCGTCCAAAGCCTTAGCGAAAATGTCAGCCCAGATACCTTCAACTGGAATGTGAGCGGCACCAGTCAAGGTGACTAACTTCTCAGAGGTGATTTCGACCTCAGCGTCAGCCAAGATCAAAGCAGCGTAAGCCAAAGCGGATTCAGTAGACATTTCTTTAATTATGGTTTATTGGTCTTTGCAGAGATAATCAATTTAAGCTCCTGTGGTTCTTTGTTTAAAAACACGATCAAAGCAGACTATTTCCTTGGCGACTTAAAACTTCAATTACTGAAACAAAACACACGTTGAAACAACACTTAAAAAGACAAGTCAATAATTTAAAACTTCATCTATCTTTTTTGTACAAAATGGTTTGAAGCcaagattgaaaaaaaattttttttttccataACCAATGAACCAAAACTTCCCAcgaaaaagtgaaaaaatcTCATTTTCCTTCAAGGATTCCCTCCCTCATTGTTGCATAATACGAGATGGTCATATTTAATTATCGTATAAAAGTAGTATTAATAGCTGACTATTCTATTGCATGTATATGTGAAAGGTAATATCAATTAGGCGCAGCCTGTAGTTGTACCAAAGCTTTTTCCAATGCATAGTCTAGTAGATTGGTTAGAATTgctttttaattaaaattgCATCGATTCCAATGGGTCATAGTCACTATGTTACAGGCatgatattatttaatattgtAGCCTCAAATAATGCTTTTAAGTATTATTGGgcaaatatttataaaatatagtcatatttctttttacaCACAGGCGTAAACTCTATTATCGATAGTTCCTAGGTAACTAACGAAAAAAATACATTCccttcaaaaaaaaagtatggAAGTAAAGGAAACAGTTACCTTTTCGCCTTTCTCTTTTCGTCTTGGAGACTTAATCGTATAGCTTCATCAATCATTTGTTTTTCTAACTCTTCTAGTGTAGAGTTTGCGACTCCAGCAGACCTACTATCTGTCGAACCTGCTACTCCTGGTGAGTCTTCATTAGCGAAACTGCCCGTTCTTTGAGGACCAATCAATCTATTACTTACATGAATAGCGGTAGCATTAGCGGACCTCCTAGCTAACCTTACCCTCTCTTTATTTAGCTTCGTTTCCCAGTCAGGTCTAATATCATCAGAACTTACAGTATACGTTGGTGGGGCGTTTCCAGCAGTGCCTAATGGTTTGTAAAGATTTGGAGCTTGCCCCCCTATGCCAACTTTTCTACCAGTAGGCGGTGTATACGTTATACTAAAATTAGGCGTAGCACAATATGGACAATTAGCTGGCTCAGAAATCAATAAGTTTGGATCTTTCTCGTTCTCATCCTTCTGAGGTTGTGATGGATCCACTTCGTCATGTGGAAAGTGAGGCTCACTCCTTTTAATTTGAACAAAGCACTCAGAACATATTGGCTGTTGACAACATTTAGAATAATTTAGTGGCATTGGAAGATATAGAAAACAGATTGGACATTCTGAGCCCTGTGCATATAAGTCATATTTCAGATCGTCATTTGGTAGAAAACTGTTTTTCGGAATATCATTGTCTCTATTTTGTAACTTCTCTTCCAAATATGCATTATTTTCTGATTCTTGCCATCTTAAACGCTTCCTATACAAACGAGCCTTGAAGATTAAGGCatgcattttcttttgctctTTCTTAGAAAGTTTCTTGTCAATCAGATAATCAAAATGAGGTTCATTTAAATCACCTACTGGAACGTCTTCATACTCCTCAACATGTTCATTAAATGGTGCATGAAGAGGAAGTGCATccacaatttttttgacttCATCTTTAGTCCAGCTATCGTCAAAGTCTTGTAACGGAATATAGAAAGGTGCAAGCTTTCTCTCAATTATTAACTTGCGTACTATGTCACTGTCGTAATCCATTTTATCTAGCGAATAACATCCATGAGGCGCCAGATAACCACCATCAACtgtttcattatattttataacTAATTTTTTGGCGTTTTCTTCCTTTAAAAGTTCTCGTTCCTTAGTACCCCTTTTCTTGGCGGCTGATAATTGTTTCTTGCTTACCTCCCCGGTTGGGTCATTTCTCGAGGAAGTAGGGCCATTCAGTATATTACCAACAAGGGAAGATGTACGCCTTCCCCTTGCCCTCGTCTCATCCATTGTTCCTCCTGCTCCTCTAAAGGCTCCAACTCCACTTGCTGATGAACTATCAGTATAGGTCGATCGACCAGTATAACTAGAAGCATCCTGATCGAGCTTTGCTGGAACGTTACCCATCTTTTAAACCTTATGAAATTATTAGAGGTAATATATCTGTTCTTTaggaaaataaaaggtCGTTAAATTAAGATATCTTTGTATGCCGCCAAAGCGATCTCCTGAGATAGCTATCACTAATAAACTTGTATAAGTTGAGCAATCAGGCAAAAACCAGACAACAGTAAACTATTGTTGcaatgagaaaaaaaaatcgatCCAAATTAGTATTCGCCACAGAGATTTCAAATTACAGTATCCCAATCAAATTAAAGGATGGAAAAGCactgtttcttcttcagctGATCTTCAGGTTCCTTTCTGTTATgaaaaatactaaaaatCTGTAGACCCTTCAAATAGCACAAACTATATTATAACCTCGAATCTTATACTCTCAGTCCAGACTATCAACACTAAATTACTACTGAAGGCTAGCCTTACCTGAGCCTACTTTGCACTATAGAAACCTTCAAATCTGACAGGTTTCCCCTTTGCCTTAGCTGACTTCCCCGGCATTAACGACTCATACTCGTCATTTGTGATGATAATAGCTTATGTGTAGGAATCTAGTGTATTTGGGACAATATTACGATCTATTTAACTTCTTATATGTGAGGTACTGTTTGAAATGACATTATACAAACCAAAGAACAAATCATTACTGTGTTCTATCTTTTCAGAAGAGCTCCGTGCTCTTGATGcgtattttttttctgggATATACCTCTTCAGGTATACATTAGATACTTTCTTGCAAGTTTCATTCACAACTTCTACTCTCTGTCAACAATCATTTGTGCTAAATTTTCAATGCCTGCGCCAGTCTTCCCGCTACATAGAACATAGTGGCCTATAGAGCTCTCACCAACAGACTGTCCATGATGCAGAATATgttcaattttttgttctatATCATGCGCATAGTGTTCTAAATCTGCTTGTTCTACCAAGTCAATCTTATTGATAGCCACGACCAACTTGCATTGATAACCAATTCTATCCCTATCTTGCATTACCAGCTCTCGCAACTCATTGAATGATTCGTCAAATCGCAGTGAAGAGGCTATATCAACACACCAAAGTAATACGTCTGTTTTGTCAAAATAGTTATCCCAAAAGGGTCTTAATGTACGCTGTCCTCCGATATCCCATAGATTCACTTTGTATGTCTTACCGTCCTGAGCACTCTCTACTACAATGCTGTGTATCTGAAACCCCACAGTGGGTGTGATGCTATTGCATTTCTCCGACTCAGGTAATAATCCATTGACAATCGTAGACTTACCAGAATTATCTAGCCCTAAAATCAGGCACCTTATCTCCCTGTCTTTcagtttctgtttcttaATGATGGTCAGTAAACCCATTTATATCATTTCTCATAAACTAGTTTCCTTATTGCTTATAGCATTCGATTTCAATCACCTAAGACCTCGGTTCAATGAATTAATCTATCTGTTCAATTATTTACCAATATACTCGATTTCTAGTGTCCATTATTTGTACTAACTACCTCAAATACCCATCCATATCTTGTTATTTATTACcaataaaatatcaaaaatatgaatCAGCAAGCTTgtgaaaaatatcaaaatcgATGCGATgggaaaacaaaaagaggACCTCAAAAGTTGCAATAGAAAGTGTTGGAAACACTGATACTTAGGATTCAGAGACTGGTACTCAATATAACATCTGCTTTTATTATAAAAGTATACTTATTTTGGGAGGAATAACTGGTAGTAACACAGGTAAACCTACACATAGAGAGGGATTAAAAGAAGTAGAATAATGACTATACGTTGATGTCAAAGAGACGATCTTTACTAGAAGTCAATCAACGAGAATTACTTCAGAGGACACGAGGTGTTGAAAATGGTAGAATAAGATATAGATCATCCAAAAGGATACATGTCCAGGAGCAAGCAAAAAAGCAGAGAACACTTACGGAGTTTAACATTCCTACCACATCGGTCCTGACTGTGAAGAATAAGAGACCAATTTCTGAAAGGGTAACTGAGTCTATTGAACTTctcagtgatgaagaatcGCTTAATGGTACCGATAAGAATATACAAGCATTCTATACACAGGAAACTAATACCATTGTCATTGATGTAGAAGATGGAGATAGTAGTTTTTCCACTGAATGTAATGTGGTAGATAAGTCGGAAGTGTATGACGGATGCAGTAAATCACTAAATCtatcaaatacaaaacCATCTCAAAGGGAATGCTATAATGATGATCAtctcaaaataaaatcatcaaCTGGGAGCATAAACCGGGGACATAACTTGAAGACTAGCAACAGTAATTCAGAGAAGGGTGAAACAAAAACACCTAATACTAGCCTCATGAAAACAGATCATAGTGATCGTGATATAAAAAACATTCCCCAGCGAAACATAACTACTAAACCAATACTGGAATGCCCTATTTGCTCTAAGAATCTGACTGGTATGAAACTTTTTCAACGTGAAGCTCATTGTGATAACTGCTTTGAACAAAAGCCATTATCAAATTTCATTGAAGGCAGATCTGCCATGGTATGTCAATCTAAAAAGATTCAAACTCATTTGGAATCTACAGTAGAGAAGGAAGTGGGTGATAAACCAAATCCTATAAGTAAATCAAAGAATCCTCGAAGAAATAGGATCCCAGAGagttttaaaattttgacTTTTACATCAGGTTACCAGATTATCGTGGATGGTTTCACCTATCCTTTAAAGGAGGATAATAAGATAAAGGATTTCTTTCTATCACACTTTCACTCAGATCATTACATTGGGTTAAAAAAATCATGGACCTCAGGCAATTTGTACTCATCTCCAGTTACTTATGAGCTTTTAAAATATAGGTATACACCTAAGAGAAAAACtaatgaagataatgaaaatatcacAAATTGCTTAAAAGCATTAAAACCATACAACCGGGTATGGCTAACTGACACCATTAGTGTAACAACCTTGGATGCAAATCACTGTCCAGGTGCATCTCTCTTTTTGTTCGAAGAATGGGACTCTATGAAAACTGgaattttgaaaacaatACTTCATACTGGTGATTTTAGAAGTGATGACAAACTAATTGAGGAAGTCCTTAAATATACAAATCATAGAGAAATAGACGAAATTTATCTTGATACCACGTATCTTCTCTCAACGTTTACCTTTCCTGCACAAGAGGAGTTACTCAATATGGTTGCCAGGTTTATTGAAACAATCAATAACCCAAATTTCCGACAATCTTTCTTTGGAGATAAACAAAAGTCCATATTCCATTTTATGAGTTTACCATCATCTATAGATAAAAAATCAGAGATACCTATGCTTTACTTAGTTGGTACATATTCTATTGGGAAGGAAAAACTGGCAATCAAGATAGCGGAAACCCTGAATACTAAAATTTATGTACAATCTAATTCAATCAAGAGAAAAATGGTAAGCATATATTGGGACCAATGCTTTGACAACTCTCTACTGACTGACGATCCATCTGAATCACAAATTCAtcttgtttctttgaaggTACTACGTGATTTCAATGCTATTGATAACTATTTGAAGACAATCAAAGAACTTACTggtaataaaataaaatacgATAATGTATTTGGTTTTATCCCAACTGGCTGGACGTTTGGAAATAGGTACAAAAAAGACTTTCAATATGATGGAGAACTGTCTTATGATGATAACTTCAAACTCAGGGTAAAGTATTGCATGGATTTGTTAAAACAAGATGAAGCTAGGCCAACCCAGAATTTTGCAGACGTAAGTAGCCTTGAATGGTTGCGAATGCAATACAAACCCAGGGAGAGGTACCAAATTTTTCGGGTACCCTATTCGGAACATAGCAGCTTTAGGGAGCTCCTAAAGTTTTGTATTTCAGTACCTAgtaaaaatatcatttcaACAGTCAATGTTGACAATGGTGTCAATAGTGCTGAAACCAGTGAGTGGTTTAAGGCGTTCAAATATATTCGTAATAAACTTAGCAACAATTAAATCCTTTCGAACTATAGACAATAGCTTATGAGAGAAATGGGTATTAGTTTATAGCAACAATGAACTCATATTAATAGTTGCTTGaatttaataaattaaaacATAATATTACATAATCTTGACAAAAGGGAATATAAACATAAACATGCTCCGCATCTTAATTTCAACTTATTATTTTAGTTCTTATTACAATCGCTTGATATATGCACTTCCATAAATAATCCAAAGAATGCAATTTTTAAAACTGAATAAAggacaaaagaaaataataataataaaaaagacAGTTTAACTTCAGTGCAGAACATATATGAAAAGTTCTAATAAATAGCCTTCCCTGGGCAAATCTGAGATGCTATGTGAAGATATCGTTTAGGAATATTTGTTTTAGAGAGATATATCTTCAGCGTCCATTAGCTATGGTACTCACAATGCCCAAAGTACGTGCATGTGTATGCGGAAGCTATGACTTTTCTGTTACAAGTAAGATAGAAAATAATCAAAgagataagaaaaaaattaccaGCTTTCAGCAGTTTGAATATtcataaaaataaaaaagaaagtttgCTTGACCTCGAATACGATCAATTAAAGATAGTAGTGATCAAAACAAACTCtcataacaaaaaattaggGCTATTTTCATAATAGCATATTAAAAATTgattaaaataataaaatctCAAAGGCATTAGAATTTAGAACCAGAACTAATATAAGCTGACATTATTGAGTTTGATAACCACCTATAGAACAATAATTTAAGAAGTTGTTTACTCTTCTTTCCTTATGGTGTTGTAGTTACTATCAAGATAAGGATCTGCATCAAACTCTTCAATTATTCCGATAGGGATCTTCAACATCTTGGGTACCCTTCTATTAGCAGTATTGCTTATACGCTTTCTGTATCTTAATAATAAGTTAGCATTTTTTACCCCAAATTTGGATATCGCTTTTCTGTAAAACAAACCGCAGGCATTACAAAGTGTTCTATTTCCGTATGGCCCTCTTCTCCATTCAGGAGTGTGATTCTCACCACAATGTAAACATGAAGTCATTACTACAGTGCCCGCACTGTTGTTAATGTTTTTTGATAGAGAGTTTATGTGTTGTGGTTTGAGAGTTTCTGCATTTGCTAACGCCAAGGAATGGGGAATTGGTAAACCTGAGCtgaaagatgatgatacTATACCttctttaattttctttttccttccCCTCTTCTTGGGTCCAGGATTAGTTACAGAATAGGAATCAAGCACATTGCTCAAGCTAGGTGATTTATCGTTTATGATTCCACTTCCTGGAACTGCACTCATTGCATCAGTCGTAGCGGACTTATATCCTGTCATTGTTGGAGATCCTGCAGAAAACTGGTATGAACTGTGGAACAAGTTCCCACCTATCGGAGAGTGTACAGCATAGGACGTTGGCTGTAAGTTTCCGTAGGCTGGGAAGGGCAAGCTACCTCGGCGGCTATCCATTAATATACTGGCGACGTTCAATGATTTGCTTCTGTTCTCATTTCCTACTTGGAAAATCTGGCCTTCTGAGTTTCTTGTGTTTTGATATGCATTTACGAATTGTTTTTGGTATCCATATGAAGGGTATTCTCCTTGAGTGTATTGTATGTATGaatgttgttgttgagcTGGGTTGGCCAGTTCGTTGGGCCCGAGTATCTTTGTCTGGTTAGGGGATTTCAGTTGCAGAGTTCTGTTCGATGTCGGCACTAGCGGACTTGATACTGGGTTTGATAAAGAATGTATTGAGGGTATCGAATGAGACACTGGTTGTCTTTGGTACGCTGAAGTCTGTGGTACTGTTGTTGGTGACGATATCTGATTTGGTGACGATGATGTAGTGttctgttgttgctgttgttgatgctgttgctgttgtggTTGTGAGGCCagatttttgaaagaaggCAGGAATTTCTGTTCTGGTGATACGTACGAGCTTCTGGAAGAGCCAGAAGGGTACTGGCATGCGAGGATTCTGATTTTCTCCTGTTGTGTTGCTATTTCGTAGTCATGCTGCAACTTGGTTATTTCGTCTATCGATTTCTGAATCGATATCAATCTGTCGCTGAACTCCTTGATGAAATCTGATGACACCAGTGAGTCCTTTGTCACTGCTTTATAGCTGTCCAGCTGTTTGCTAATCTCGTTTTTCTCTATTATCAGTTTCTCTAAATTGGTAGAGCATCTACTGTAAAACTCCGCTTCTGTTATTGTTGTGTAATTGCTGGACACGCCGCTGGAACTACTGCTCTGGGTCAAGTCATGGGAAGTGATGCTTGTTCTTGGGGAAGTCTCTAAGGAATCAGAACCATGCGACGACAGCATCGACAGCTGTTTGCCCTTTGTGTACCTGGGCGACGTGACATCCTCGTCATCTCTTCCCTTCAGTATGGACCATATCGGTGGTATCGAGACCTTTGACATCATTTGCATATTTGTATCTGAGTTCATTATGTATATGCTGTTGCTAGTGTTAGGGCTTTCAAAGTATATGAAATCCTAAAACAAGTCTTGGTAGTCAAGGTACGTTATAAGCAGAGAAGGTGGGGGGTGGGAACAGTGGGCCGGTAAAAGAGTGGGCACAAGTGGAGGGGTAAGATTCGAAGAGATAGAGATCTCGCTTTAATTTATATAAAGATTGTCAATCCTTTTTCCTTCGCTGTCGAATTATTTTTGGACTTTCGACTGACGTTGGGATTGTCCTTTGGGCTTTTTTTCCCTTTAGAATGTGCGTATGTGTGAGTGTTATTTGTGTGTCTTTGTGTGTGACCGTAATGAGCCGGTTGTTTCTTGGGATAGGCAGGGGCCTGGGCCTTAATTGGTGTAGATTTGTCTTGTAGGAGAAAAGCAAGAGAAAAGATAAGCACGCAGACTGCAGGAATTGTGAGTATCGCAGTTGAAAAAAGACAATCTATATTTGGGTTGCCCGGTCTGTTCTTCAGTTCTTGATCTCTTCTGCGTTGTCTGTGTCCACTAATGCCAGATGAGTCGTAGTGGATACACCGAGATGCTGTAgattgtttttctttgggAGGGAGAACTGCTCTTCTTTTCGGTGCTTGTGCAGGGATCTCTTAGAGGGATGTGCGTTTGTGTATCTTCAGTTTCTATCCTTCCTGTTCTGTATCTGTATCTGTATCTCAGGTCACTGCTTCCTGTATGTGTGACTTTTTTAGGGCTGTACGGTGCTGAGAGACTGGTGTAGTGTAGTCGTTCTTTTTTAACTGTAAATTACAAGCTTCTTGCTTGGTGGAACTTTGCGGGATGTCTGCGGGTGTTTGTGTGagatacaaaaaaaaattaaatacCGACCGATAGTGGGACGAGGCTGTCTTCTgatctttttgttttctggTCCTTCTCTATTTTTATTGGGATTCTTAGAGATTCGTGTGCTTTTTTTGTCTGGGGGAGAACTGTGGGACTGTTGGGGGAAAGAGCTCTCTGCAAGGATGTCAGTACTGGAATTAGAAAAAATGGCCTAATCTGTGCTTCTGTGAAACAGCCGTGGACGGGTTGAGGGATTAGTCAAGTTCAAGCGATGCAATTTAGATGATTTCTGATTTGTacttctttcaagaagGGCTCTGTTTGCTTAGAAACCAGGGGAGAGAGAAGTTTCAAAATGGGATcgaaaatgaagaattgaaaaataaaaaatgaaaaataaaaaaaaggggATTAAGGAGATGGTTGAGTTACGCTTTGCTATGCGCTTTTCTCTGGGAGCTAGTGGTGTGTGCTGATATAATACAATAAGCGTGAAAGCTTTTGTACTTGCAGTTCTGAGAGATTTGGGGGCTCGGAAACCTGGGAGTTCTTTGTCTTTcagaaaaatatgataagAGAATTGCACGCTACTTGAACTGGAAGTGCACTCAGTTCTACAGCCCTTTCAGTGAATCTGTGGAGGAAATTCCTCTCTCTGTATTGTGTGTTTAATGGACTGTATTCGGGTTTATAGCCTGTGCTTGTGCCGTTCTTCTCGTTTGCCTTTGTGCGGATGCTTCTTTGGCTTTGGCTTTGGCTTTGTGCTACGATcttgcttttctttctccttCACCCTCGGGGTTCGCTCTCCTCTAAGAGCAGTTGTCAGCAGGTAATACCTAGAAAAGTACGCTTGCAGGTTGTGAAAGTGACTGAGACTGAGGAATAGAAAATGCTTTTTTGAAGGGGGATGACTATCCTCAGAATGTAGCGTGGGATTGGGGGGGATCGGAGGGACGCGAGACAACAATTTTCGGGATAGAGACTCCTGAGATCGAGATCTGTATGCTACCCACAGAAGTgtttgttttctttcaatgaaCTTCGTACTAGTGTTTCAGTACTTCAATTTGATGTGGAAAGAGATAAAACCCGTTGgcagaaagaaaaagtgGAAATTGTACGGGGATTAGTATGAATGGGAGTGTGTGTGATGTGTGtgtttttcttgtttattCCCGAACGTCTTCTTTCCGTTGGTACGCTGTTTTCTGTTCCAAGATAGCTTATTCAAGTGAACAAAACACAGAAGATTAGCAGTCTTTTAGCTATCTAAGGGGATCCCCTTATTCTAATGTAAGTAGTAACTGTGCTGCTTCAGAAGTGATTAGCTGAAACGGACTTAAACACGATAATGGAGAAGCAACGGCTTAAGTCAACTCcaactttttttatcttAAATCAAGACTAACAACTGTTggcaaaaagaaattgataaaaactTGTGGGTGTGAATAGATTACTGGCAGCACgtatattattttttttttttggcaacGAGCTTCTTCAGTAACTAGTGAGAGATCTTCAAGGGCAGAATTCTAATGAGTGGGAAAAGCGACCGCG encodes:
- the RPP1A gene encoding ribosomal protein P1 (CAGL0I00814g~Has domain(s) with predicted structural constituent of ribosome activity, role in translational elongation and ribosome localization) codes for the protein MSTESALAYAALILADAEVEITSEKLVTLTGAAHIPVEGIWADIFAKALDGQDLKSLLVNFSAGPAAAVGGAASAGAAAGGDAAAAEEKEEEAKEESDDDMGFGLFD
- the SIP5 gene encoding Sip5p (CAGL0I00836g~Ortholog(s) have role in cellular response to glucose starvation and Golgi apparatus, endoplasmic reticulum, fungal-type vacuole membrane localization); the protein is MGNVPAKLDQDASSYTGRSTYTDSSSASGVGAFRGAGGTMDETRARGRRTSSLVGNILNGPTSSRNDPTGEVSKKQLSAAKKRGTKERELLKEENAKKLVIKYNETVDGGYLAPHGCYSLDKMDYDSDIVRKLIIERKLAPFYIPLQDFDDSWTKDEVKKIVDALPLHAPFNEHVEEYEDVPVGDLNEPHFDYLIDKKLSKKEQKKMHALIFKARLYRKRLRWQESENNAYLEEKLQNRDNDIPKNSFLPNDDLKYDLYAQGSECPICFLYLPMPLNYSKCCQQPICSECFVQIKRSEPHFPHDEVDPSQPQKDENEKDPNLLISEPANCPYCATPNFSITYTPPTGRKVGIGGQAPNLYKPLGTAGNAPPTYTVSSDDIRPDWETKLNKERVRLARRSANATAIHVSNRLIGPQRTGSFANEDSPGVAGSTDSRSAGVANSTLEELEKQMIDEAIRLSLQDEKRKAKR
- the CIN4 gene encoding Arf family GTPase CIN4 (CAGL0I00858g~Ortholog(s) have role in protein folding, tubulin complex assembly and cytoplasm localization) is translated as MGLLTIIKKQKLKDREIRCLILGLDNSGKSTIVNGLLPESEKCNSITPTVGFQIHSIVVESAQDGKTYKVNLWDIGGQRTLRPFWDNYFDKTDVLLWCVDIASSLRFDESFNELRELVMQDRDRIGYQCKLVVAINKIDLVEQADLEHYAHDIEQKIEHILHHGQSVGESSIGHYVLCSGKTGAGIENLAQMIVDRE
- the PSO2 gene encoding DNA cross-link repair protein PSO2 (CAGL0I00880g~Ortholog(s) have 5'-3' exonuclease activity, damaged DNA binding activity, role in interstrand cross-link repair and nucleus localization); amino-acid sequence: MSKRRSLLEVNQRELLQRTRGVENGRIRYRSSKRIHVQEQAKKQRTLTEFNIPTTSVLTVKNKRPISERVTESIELLSDEESLNGTDKNIQAFYTQETNTIVIDVEDGDSSFSTECNVVDKSEVYDGCSKSLNLSNTKPSQRECYNDDHLKIKSSTGSINRGHNLKTSNSNSEKGETKTPNTSLMKTDHSDRDIKNIPQRNITTKPILECPICSKNLTGMKLFQREAHCDNCFEQKPLSNFIEGRSAMVCQSKKIQTHLESTVEKEVGDKPNPISKSKNPRRNRIPESFKILTFTSGYQIIVDGFTYPLKEDNKIKDFFLSHFHSDHYIGLKKSWTSGNLYSSPVTYELLKYRYTPKRKTNEDNENITNCLKALKPYNRVWLTDTISVTTLDANHCPGASLFLFEEWDSMKTGILKTILHTGDFRSDDKLIEEVLKYTNHREIDEIYLDTTYLLSTFTFPAQEELLNMVARFIETINNPNFRQSFFGDKQKSIFHFMSLPSSIDKKSEIPMLYLVGTYSIGKEKLAIKIAETLNTKIYVQSNSIKRKMVSIYWDQCFDNSLLTDDPSESQIHLVSLKVLRDFNAIDNYLKTIKELTGNKIKYDNVFGFIPTGWTFGNRYKKDFQYDGELSYDDNFKLRVKYCMDLLKQDEARPTQNFADVSSLEWLRMQYKPRERYQIFRVPYSEHSSFRELLKFCISVPSKNIISTVNVDNGVNSAETSEWFKAFKYIRNKLSNN
- the GAT2 gene encoding Gat2p (CAGL0I00902g~Has domain(s) with predicted DNA binding transcription factor activity, sequence-specific DNA binding, zinc ion binding activity and role in regulation of transcription, DNA-templated), which encodes MNSDTNMQMMSKVSIPPIWSILKGRDDEDVTSPRYTKGKQLSMLSSHGSDSLETSPRTSITSHDLTQSSSSSGVSSNYTTITEAEFYSRCSTNLEKLIIEKNEISKQLDSYKAVTKDSLVSSDFIKEFSDRLISIQKSIDEITKLQHDYEIATQQEKIRILACQYPSGSSRSSYVSPEQKFLPSFKNLASQPQQQQHQQQQQQNTTSSSPNQISSPTTVPQTSAYQRQPVSHSIPSIHSLSNPVSSPLVPTSNRTLQLKSPNQTKILGPNELANPAQQQHSYIQYTQGEYPSYGYQKQFVNAYQNTRNSEGQIFQVGNENRSKSLNVASILMDSRRGSLPFPAYGNLQPTSYAVHSPIGGNLFHSSYQFSAGSPTMTGYKSATTDAMSAVPGSGIINDKSPSLSNVLDSYSVTNPGPKKRGRKKKIKEGIVSSSFSSGLPIPHSLALANAETLKPQHINSLSKNINNSAGTVVMTSCLHCGENHTPEWRRGPYGNRTLCNACGLFYRKAISKFGVKNANLLLRYRKRISNTANRRVPKMLKIPIGIIEEFDADPYLDSNYNTIRKEE